A single window of Pseudarthrobacter psychrotolerans DNA harbors:
- a CDS encoding TetR/AcrR family transcriptional regulator, which yields MTELEKGPRGLRRGRGARERILGASQQLFGDQGINCTGMDQLCAVAGVSKRTLYQHFAGKDELIAEYLRRFDPDILPEVFDRTDLPPRERLLAVFDIHSPLCPFIAAAVEIQDPDHPARVLASDYKKAFAARLTETAREACADDPERLGEQLALLLDGASARSRVLNTDAFAAAAAIAAVLVDNAMPAASAPATASLRN from the coding sequence ATGACGGAGTTGGAGAAGGGGCCGCGAGGCCTGCGCCGCGGCAGGGGCGCACGAGAGCGCATCCTCGGCGCGTCACAGCAGCTGTTCGGTGACCAAGGCATCAACTGCACCGGCATGGACCAGCTATGCGCGGTGGCCGGAGTGTCCAAGCGGACGCTCTACCAGCACTTCGCCGGCAAGGACGAGCTGATCGCCGAGTACCTGCGCCGATTCGATCCCGACATCCTGCCCGAAGTCTTCGACCGCACCGACCTCCCACCCCGCGAACGACTCCTCGCCGTCTTCGATATCCACTCGCCCCTGTGTCCGTTCATCGCGGCGGCCGTAGAGATCCAGGACCCGGACCACCCGGCACGCGTACTCGCCAGTGACTACAAGAAGGCATTTGCGGCGCGGCTCACCGAAACGGCCCGCGAGGCCTGCGCCGACGACCCCGAGCGGCTCGGCGAGCAACTGGCACTACTCCTGGACGGCGCCTCGGCCCGCAGCCGGGTCCTCAACACCGACGCCTTCGCCGCCGCCGCCGCCATCGCCGCCGTCCTCGTCGACAACGCCATGCCCGCAGCATCGGCACCGGCCACCGCTTCGCTTAGGAACTGA
- a CDS encoding aromatic amino acid ammonia-lyase, translated as MEPVTISDLPMTQEELVAVAQGTPLVLGEPAKARIAASRALLDEAMSSGDAIYGVSTSVGHGKDTRVPREELEQLQQFLVASHGGAFGPLLDRTVVRAAMAVRVCGMARGGSGASPAAADTLMAMLNAGVHPVLHSTGSVGAADISPMAGIAQVAVGTGTAEFRGEVLPGAEALLRAGIEPLRLQGRDGLALISANGVSIGHGALVLARAARTARAADQAVVLSIEATRGNPSGFSAPAAAAKPYPGQVAAAAHLHELLKGSQLLTRDGPRSVQDALSFRVVPQVHGAFREFLATAGRAVDTELNSASDNPLIDVESGSVLSNGNFHPMVLAIAFDALRVALVHVGQLSERRMSHLWTAVMAAMKSGPPPGNRGPAAAPGMQLRYAGSACYTELRLLAAPATLDSTVLDVGVEDHATGAMLSVRTTEQALCLLEDLLAIEVLPAADLLRVSPREHSVPGPRRFSGSPRRRRPAQDRPRTSTGICGNAFPETRRTRPARGRGSPQVQR; from the coding sequence ATGGAACCAGTCACCATCAGCGATCTGCCAATGACACAGGAGGAACTCGTCGCAGTAGCCCAGGGTACGCCGCTGGTGCTCGGCGAGCCGGCCAAGGCACGGATTGCCGCGAGCCGGGCCTTGTTGGATGAGGCCATGTCCAGCGGCGACGCGATCTACGGGGTCAGCACCAGCGTCGGCCACGGCAAGGACACCCGGGTTCCGCGAGAAGAGCTTGAGCAGCTGCAGCAGTTCCTGGTGGCGAGCCACGGCGGCGCGTTCGGGCCCCTGCTGGACCGGACAGTGGTCCGGGCCGCGATGGCCGTTCGCGTCTGCGGCATGGCCCGGGGCGGTTCCGGTGCAAGCCCGGCCGCGGCGGACACACTTATGGCCATGTTGAATGCCGGCGTGCATCCGGTTCTGCACAGCACGGGTTCGGTCGGGGCTGCCGACATCAGCCCGATGGCTGGCATCGCCCAGGTCGCTGTGGGAACCGGCACGGCTGAATTCCGGGGCGAGGTTCTCCCAGGCGCGGAGGCTTTGCTCCGGGCTGGGATCGAGCCGCTCCGGCTTCAAGGCCGGGATGGGCTGGCGTTGATCTCGGCCAACGGCGTCTCGATCGGCCATGGCGCCCTGGTGCTTGCCCGCGCGGCCCGGACAGCCCGGGCAGCGGACCAGGCCGTCGTCCTGTCCATCGAAGCCACCCGTGGGAACCCCTCGGGCTTCTCGGCGCCCGCGGCGGCGGCCAAGCCGTATCCGGGGCAAGTGGCGGCAGCGGCCCATCTGCATGAACTGCTGAAAGGCTCCCAACTCCTGACCCGGGATGGCCCGCGGTCCGTTCAGGATGCTCTCTCCTTCCGGGTGGTTCCGCAGGTTCACGGGGCGTTTCGGGAGTTTCTCGCCACGGCCGGGCGTGCAGTGGATACCGAGCTGAACTCCGCAAGCGACAATCCTCTGATCGACGTCGAATCCGGCTCGGTGCTGAGCAACGGCAACTTCCATCCGATGGTGCTGGCCATTGCCTTCGACGCCCTGCGCGTCGCCCTGGTCCACGTGGGGCAGCTGAGCGAACGCCGCATGAGCCATTTGTGGACTGCCGTCATGGCGGCGATGAAGTCGGGGCCTCCCCCCGGGAACCGCGGGCCGGCCGCGGCACCGGGGATGCAGCTTCGCTACGCCGGGTCCGCCTGCTACACCGAACTCCGGCTCTTGGCGGCGCCCGCCACCTTGGACTCGACCGTCCTGGATGTCGGAGTCGAGGACCATGCAACGGGCGCCATGCTGAGCGTCCGGACAACCGAGCAGGCGTTATGCCTCCTCGAGGATCTGCTGGCCATCGAGGTTCTGCCGGCCGCCGACTTGTTGCGCGTCTCGCCCCGGGAACACTCGGTGCCGGGGCCTCGGCGGTTCTCGGGCTCACCGCGGAGGCGGCGACCGGCGCAGGATCGGCCGCGGACGTCCACCGGAATCTGCGGGAACGCTTTCCCGGAAACTAGGAGAACGCGCCCTGCGCGTGGGCGTGGATCACCGCAGGTCCAGCGCTGA
- a CDS encoding transposase, protein MSSRPTYSDEFKADAVNLVVSSGRSPASVAPELGISVTALKRWVQLHREGEAGAGGKPDDPVDPAKYKALEARLREVERENDFLKKVSAFFAKEQR, encoded by the coding sequence ATGTCTTCCCGTCCCACCTATTCCGATGAGTTCAAGGCCGATGCAGTGAATCTGGTCGTTTCCTCCGGCCGTTCACCCGCCTCGGTTGCCCCCGAGCTGGGGATCTCCGTGACCGCGCTGAAGCGGTGGGTGCAGCTGCACCGGGAAGGAGAAGCCGGGGCCGGCGGCAAGCCTGATGATCCGGTGGATCCCGCGAAATACAAGGCGTTGGAGGCCCGGCTGCGGGAAGTCGAAAGGGAAAATGATTTCCTGAAAAAAGTTTCGGCGTTCTTCGCCAAAGAACAACGGTAG
- a CDS encoding SDR family oxidoreductase: MGKLDGKVAVITGATSGMALAGAKLFVDEGAYVFISGRRQDAVDDAVKLIGRNVTGVQADSANLADLDRLFETVKQEKGTIDVLWASAGGGAQSKLGDITEEQFDEAFTLNARGTLFTVQKALPLLSDGGSIFMTGSNASLRGYPDWSVYAASKAVLPAFARVWVAELRDRKIRVNVLTPGSVATPMMGDVLSPELKEMFASVIPRREMGRPEEIASVALFLASDDSSYVNGQELVADGGTTVI, from the coding sequence ATGGGAAAGCTCGATGGCAAGGTTGCGGTGATCACAGGCGCGACTAGTGGGATGGCGCTGGCCGGTGCGAAGTTGTTCGTTGATGAAGGCGCTTACGTCTTCATTTCGGGCCGGCGGCAGGACGCGGTGGACGACGCGGTCAAGCTGATCGGCCGGAACGTGACCGGTGTGCAGGCCGATTCGGCCAATCTCGCTGATCTGGACCGTTTGTTCGAGACGGTTAAGCAGGAAAAGGGCACGATCGACGTGCTGTGGGCAAGTGCTGGGGGCGGGGCGCAGAGCAAGCTCGGCGACATCACCGAGGAGCAGTTCGACGAGGCCTTCACGCTGAACGCACGCGGCACTCTGTTCACTGTCCAGAAGGCGCTGCCGTTGTTGAGCGATGGAGGCTCGATCTTTATGACCGGGTCCAACGCGTCGCTTCGGGGCTACCCCGATTGGAGCGTGTATGCAGCGAGCAAGGCCGTGCTTCCCGCCTTCGCACGGGTGTGGGTTGCCGAGCTGAGGGACAGGAAGATTCGGGTGAACGTTCTGACCCCCGGCTCGGTCGCCACGCCGATGATGGGCGATGTGTTGAGCCCGGAGTTGAAAGAGATGTTCGCGTCTGTGATCCCGCGGCGAGAGATGGGCCGCCCTGAAGAGATCGCGTCGGTCGCGTTGTTCCTCGCCTCGGACGACTCGAGCTACGTCAATGGCCAGGAGCTGGTCGCCGACGGCGGCACCACAGTGATCTGA
- a CDS encoding SMI1/KNR4 family protein yields MGTQELWTDTVNWLNINAPVTAKTIRSSAPEPLIRSFEQAAPNGWPSDLSTMYHLFDGAELSTAGNILPRYRPLPLVEAEKVRQMMLSIWAQVGADLNAEFEREKSSPIYRNLRAVHEAHSSVPVPEPHKPYDPASAEADEAGTRAFMFLSSFLPIADNNAGDFLFVDLRAGRHHGCVSEYFKDDADWRPAIWSSVEALLEETLTSLRTGRPVFFSRPSVIDGCLYWEFVPEP; encoded by the coding sequence ATGGGGACACAGGAACTCTGGACCGACACTGTTAACTGGCTGAACATCAACGCCCCCGTGACAGCCAAAACCATACGATCATCCGCACCGGAACCCCTTATCCGCTCATTTGAGCAGGCCGCGCCGAACGGTTGGCCGAGCGATCTATCGACCATGTATCATCTCTTCGACGGTGCAGAACTGTCAACGGCGGGGAACATTCTCCCGAGGTATCGCCCACTTCCCTTGGTTGAAGCTGAGAAAGTGCGACAAATGATGCTTAGCATCTGGGCGCAGGTGGGGGCGGACCTAAATGCCGAATTCGAACGGGAAAAAAGTTCCCCAATCTACCGAAACCTGCGGGCGGTCCATGAAGCCCACAGCAGCGTTCCTGTGCCCGAACCCCATAAACCCTATGACCCAGCAAGTGCTGAAGCTGATGAGGCCGGTACCCGCGCTTTCATGTTCCTCTCCTCGTTCCTGCCGATCGCAGACAACAACGCCGGCGACTTTCTGTTCGTCGATCTCAGGGCCGGACGGCATCACGGCTGCGTCAGCGAGTATTTCAAGGACGACGCCGATTGGCGTCCGGCCATCTGGTCATCCGTTGAAGCGCTCCTTGAGGAAACGCTGACCAGCCTGCGAACAGGACGACCAGTATTCTTCTCTAGGCCCTCGGTGATAGATGGCTGTTTGTATTGGGAATTCGTCCCGGAACCGTAA